A genomic region of Vibrio sp. 10N contains the following coding sequences:
- a CDS encoding ATP-binding protein, giving the protein MINSSFKVELQSYLNQEEIQKVETLAENVAAFYSDTDGWRPLQRSPRAFGSLMQQIGEMPPPKPRPGNPRRVEPDFPPAYDSHRSSNVLFVPLGMRIYLLDKGGEPLFRRNLNQNELNKDQFFSRVPIVKEGDTVGWLAVLQSRQVSNQLAESFMYSQTANIFTAAIAAFVLTLVIAFITVKYLLTPLGALHRGATEIANGNLDHRIEQIGNDELTDLIASFNLLAASLAKQKEIREQWLSDISHELRTPVAVLRGEIEALQDGIRPMEPKYLEGLHAQVTTLTRLIDDLHTLSISSDSAFRTNQRSDIALADIIDDLLTRYELRFASKSLSVTTDYSSAPDTTIYADAKLIQQVFQNLFENCFRYTNEQGNVSITLESKANELVAIIEDSAPGVPNEALPKLFDRLYRVDSSRSRASGGSGLGLAICQNIVEAHQGTIEATHSSLGGVKIVVRLPKQHH; this is encoded by the coding sequence ATGATCAATTCCAGCTTCAAAGTAGAATTACAAAGCTACTTAAACCAAGAAGAGATACAAAAAGTTGAGACCCTAGCGGAGAATGTCGCAGCGTTCTATTCAGATACCGACGGTTGGCGCCCTCTACAGCGTTCACCAAGAGCCTTCGGGTCACTTATGCAACAAATCGGTGAAATGCCTCCTCCAAAACCGCGACCGGGTAACCCACGACGAGTTGAGCCAGACTTTCCCCCTGCATATGACAGTCATCGTTCGAGCAACGTGCTATTCGTACCTTTGGGCATGCGCATCTACCTGCTTGATAAAGGTGGTGAACCACTTTTCAGGCGCAATCTCAATCAGAACGAATTAAACAAGGATCAATTCTTTAGCCGAGTACCGATAGTAAAAGAAGGCGATACTGTCGGCTGGCTGGCAGTATTACAAAGTCGCCAAGTATCAAACCAATTAGCCGAGAGCTTTATGTACTCTCAAACGGCCAACATTTTTACCGCTGCTATCGCGGCCTTTGTTTTGACCCTAGTTATCGCATTCATCACAGTGAAGTACTTGTTGACTCCCCTCGGGGCGTTGCACAGAGGCGCGACCGAAATCGCTAACGGCAACCTTGATCACCGGATTGAGCAGATCGGTAATGATGAACTGACAGACCTCATTGCCTCATTCAATCTACTAGCTGCATCCTTAGCCAAACAAAAGGAGATTCGAGAGCAATGGCTTTCAGATATTTCCCATGAACTAAGAACACCTGTCGCTGTACTCAGAGGCGAAATCGAAGCGCTACAAGATGGCATTAGACCTATGGAGCCAAAGTACCTAGAAGGATTACATGCCCAAGTGACGACTCTGACTCGGTTAATTGATGACTTACATACCTTGTCGATTTCCAGTGATAGTGCGTTTCGAACCAACCAGAGAAGCGACATTGCGCTTGCAGACATCATTGACGATTTACTGACACGCTATGAATTGAGGTTTGCCTCAAAAAGCTTAAGCGTTACCACGGACTACTCATCAGCACCTGATACGACGATATATGCTGACGCGAAGCTGATACAACAAGTGTTTCAAAACCTGTTCGAGAACTGCTTTCGATACACCAACGAGCAAGGCAATGTCAGCATTACGCTGGAGTCAAAAGCCAATGAACTGGTTGCTATCATTGAAGACAGCGCTCCTGGGGTACCCAATGAGGCTCTGCCAAAGTTGTTCGATCGCCTTTATCGCGTGGACAGTTCTCGCAGTCGCGCAAGTGGTGGTTCAGGATTAGGGTTGGCCATATGCCAAAATATCGTCGAAGCTCACCAAGGTACGATTGAGGCCACTCACTCATCTTTAGGGGGCGTAAAAATCGTAGTACGCTTGCCAAAACAACATCATTAG
- a CDS encoding aldehyde dehydrogenase translates to MSFDINNAKGVFATVDAAIEATHKAQIEYYVNCTKEGREAIITAIRGAVLARAEDFAKLVREETKLGRVEDKIAKHQLTAAKTPGTEILETQVWSGDNGISLGERAPYGVIGAVTPVTNPTETIVNNAISMLAGGNAVTFNVHPSSKVVSAMMIDLLNETIIAAGGPENLVTMVQEPTLETLNEIASSPLVNMLVGTGGPGLVKAILQSGKKGVGAGAGNPPVIVDASANLDLAAAGVYGGASFDNNLLCIGEKEVFVEEAVADAFLDKLEEVGAYVMTAEEAEKLTEEILTLDEFEGAKPCTAHEISRVWHPVKKHVGQDAGKILKSIGVKSDTRLAVMLVENDHPLVHVEQMMPVLPVVICKDIDEAIDRAVAAERGNKHSACIYSGNIENVTKFGGRINTTIFAHNGPTLSGVGYNAEGTSTFTIAGPTGEGITNALSFTRARRFAIAQGGLRIV, encoded by the coding sequence ATGTCTTTTGATATCAACAACGCTAAAGGTGTATTCGCGACAGTGGACGCTGCGATTGAAGCAACTCACAAAGCTCAAATCGAGTACTACGTAAACTGTACTAAAGAAGGTCGCGAAGCCATCATCACTGCGATCCGCGGTGCTGTATTAGCGCGTGCAGAAGACTTTGCTAAATTAGTTCGTGAAGAGACAAAACTAGGTCGTGTTGAAGACAAGATCGCTAAACACCAACTGACTGCAGCAAAAACGCCAGGTACTGAAATCCTTGAAACTCAGGTTTGGTCTGGGGACAACGGTATTTCTCTTGGTGAGCGTGCACCTTACGGTGTGATTGGCGCAGTAACGCCAGTGACTAACCCAACAGAAACTATCGTTAACAACGCTATCTCAATGCTAGCAGGTGGTAACGCAGTAACGTTCAACGTTCACCCATCATCAAAAGTTGTGTCAGCGATGATGATTGATCTTCTTAACGAGACGATCATTGCAGCAGGTGGCCCAGAAAACCTAGTAACAATGGTGCAAGAGCCAACGCTAGAAACGCTAAACGAAATCGCAAGCTCGCCACTAGTTAACATGCTAGTGGGTACTGGTGGTCCAGGTCTAGTTAAGGCTATCCTGCAATCTGGTAAGAAAGGTGTAGGTGCAGGTGCTGGTAACCCACCAGTTATCGTTGACGCTTCTGCAAACCTAGATCTAGCAGCAGCTGGTGTATACGGCGGTGCTTCTTTCGATAACAACCTACTTTGTATCGGCGAAAAAGAAGTGTTCGTTGAAGAAGCGGTTGCAGACGCTTTCCTAGACAAGCTTGAAGAAGTTGGCGCGTACGTCATGACAGCGGAAGAAGCTGAGAAGCTAACAGAAGAAATTCTAACGCTAGACGAGTTCGAAGGTGCGAAACCTTGTACTGCACATGAGATCTCTCGTGTATGGCACCCAGTTAAGAAGCACGTAGGCCAAGATGCAGGTAAAATTCTAAAATCTATCGGTGTTAAATCAGACACTCGTCTTGCAGTAATGTTGGTTGAAAACGACCACCCACTCGTGCACGTAGAGCAAATGATGCCAGTACTACCAGTGGTTATCTGTAAAGACATCGACGAAGCAATTGACCGTGCAGTAGCGGCTGAGCGTGGTAACAAACACTCTGCATGTATCTACTCTGGCAACATTGAAAACGTAACTAAGTTTGGTGGCCGTATCAACACCACTATCTTCGCACACAATGGCCCAACGCTATCTGGTGTTGGTTACAACGCTGAAGGTACATCTACGTTCACTATCGCAGGTCCAACAGGCGAAGGTATCACTAACGCACTATCGTTCACACGTGCACGTCGCTTCGCGATTGCTCAAGGTGGCCTACGCATCGTTTAA
- a CDS encoding response regulator gives MILIVEDEPSLAQVIQDYLNHSGFESHMISDGNEVIDWVKVNQPDLIILDLMLPNRDGLDIYRELRTFSGLPVMMATAKVDEIDRLVGLELGADDYICKPYSPRELVARVKNVLRRSRSQSNQDAIDTGKNPLLNVDQQLMKATITGTVLPLTPAEFKLLSHFHRHPGIVFNRDQLMDRIYSDGRVVTDRTIDSHIKNLRKKIFAVNPDYDWIASIYGVGYRFEIIETC, from the coding sequence ATGATCCTTATCGTGGAAGACGAACCGTCGCTTGCTCAGGTTATCCAAGACTATCTCAATCACAGTGGTTTTGAGTCGCACATGATCAGCGATGGAAACGAGGTGATTGATTGGGTAAAGGTAAATCAACCGGACCTGATCATTCTCGACTTAATGCTACCGAACCGAGATGGTCTCGATATCTATCGAGAGTTAAGAACATTTAGTGGCTTGCCAGTCATGATGGCGACAGCAAAAGTCGACGAAATCGATCGCTTGGTTGGATTGGAATTGGGGGCTGATGACTACATTTGTAAACCCTATAGTCCAAGAGAGCTCGTCGCGCGCGTCAAAAATGTCCTGCGCCGGAGCCGTTCTCAATCGAATCAAGACGCGATAGATACCGGCAAGAATCCTCTACTGAACGTAGATCAACAATTAATGAAAGCCACCATTACGGGCACTGTACTTCCCTTAACACCCGCCGAATTTAAACTGCTTTCCCACTTTCATCGCCACCCGGGTATCGTGTTCAATCGCGACCAACTTATGGACCGAATCTACTCCGACGGACGCGTTGTAACGGATAGGACGATTGATAGCCATATCAAAAACCTTAGAAAAAAGATCTTCGCAGTTAATCCAGACTACGATTGGATAGCGTCTATTTACGGCGTGGGTTATCGATTTGAAATCATTGAGACATGCTGA
- a CDS encoding DUF3466 family protein, with the protein MSKVVRFPLVCSLLTYSFTSAAALYRVVEVDTSIATVANEYYSAAIEPSSSEWCFEDNCTDSQYSVLGYSMNGLEGVPIDQEVAFGVDNHFYYLDYDDLYDYCDSELGYATCEAWASNRWYGDASTGIGGLESHQDAFYNASYTPLYHSYMEYSLLPDIDPEIPSGYEDVLFTVEDTTDIKAHAISSDGHIIANSSSGYFDYEGYYVQPFDRRGLVFSNGETYFLEPLTNPSLSFADDEGEQLIVEEMGATIAFDSFTYPTSGADSQTYVVGSASVATFDYSDTSKYYNSLDLSDCVALDQPILSSACQHFGFASQAFIWSLADDGETRFPASAWATSYDNYDYASAQASIRAATIVERSDSEYLGLPVLVGFNSDLADDNLIMQAAVYLPTTTDDFSVEENAWTSIFINNAKLEYDDSYYYSNSVATDINSQLIIIGETKRLGSVPEAGAAANRMFIADAGQPTPSATYFSDMSQSIFFVGAGGHANAINQYNEIVGEVDAENHTEIDGPQRRRRGYIFPYNGVGSDESRMAILNSRAWWLDDLTNGGSYSDVNNAYRIVTASDINDAGVISATAIKCASGYDSTDHFATCGNGTLAETVVAVKLIPIQGTTSSDIEIRSENTATVTREGGSITLFSLFFLLTYRVMRDWWNNLFNKTPSLIA; encoded by the coding sequence GTGTCCAAAGTTGTTCGCTTCCCTTTGGTTTGCTCTCTGCTCACCTACTCTTTTACCAGCGCCGCTGCGCTCTATCGTGTAGTAGAGGTAGACACCTCAATAGCCACAGTAGCTAACGAATACTACTCTGCTGCCATTGAGCCTTCGTCATCCGAATGGTGTTTTGAAGATAACTGTACCGACAGCCAATATAGCGTGCTCGGCTATAGCATGAACGGGTTGGAGGGAGTGCCAATAGACCAAGAGGTCGCATTTGGCGTAGATAACCACTTCTACTATCTCGACTATGATGATCTTTACGATTATTGTGACAGTGAGTTAGGCTACGCAACCTGTGAAGCTTGGGCGAGCAATCGATGGTATGGCGATGCCAGTACGGGTATTGGCGGTCTTGAAAGTCATCAAGATGCGTTTTACAACGCAAGCTACACGCCACTCTATCACTCCTACATGGAATATAGCTTACTTCCAGACATCGACCCAGAGATCCCCAGCGGATATGAAGATGTATTGTTTACCGTCGAAGACACGACTGATATTAAAGCGCATGCTATCAGCTCTGACGGTCACATCATTGCCAATAGCAGCAGCGGCTATTTTGACTATGAGGGGTATTATGTGCAGCCTTTTGATCGTCGAGGGCTGGTCTTTAGCAACGGGGAAACCTACTTCCTAGAACCACTGACCAATCCAAGCCTCAGCTTTGCCGACGACGAAGGCGAGCAGCTAATAGTGGAAGAAATGGGCGCTACGATTGCGTTTGACAGCTTTACCTACCCTACTTCTGGCGCGGACAGTCAGACCTATGTTGTCGGCAGTGCCTCCGTCGCCACATTTGATTACTCAGATACGTCAAAATACTACAATTCATTGGATCTTAGTGACTGTGTCGCTCTCGACCAGCCAATCCTTTCCAGTGCTTGCCAGCACTTTGGATTTGCGTCACAAGCCTTTATCTGGTCGCTAGCCGACGATGGTGAAACTCGCTTTCCGGCCAGCGCTTGGGCCACTAGCTATGACAACTATGACTATGCGTCAGCGCAGGCCAGTATTCGAGCCGCAACCATCGTCGAACGTAGTGATAGTGAATATTTGGGTTTGCCTGTCTTGGTTGGATTCAACTCCGATCTCGCCGATGACAACCTCATCATGCAAGCTGCGGTGTACTTGCCCACCACCACCGATGACTTCTCCGTTGAAGAAAACGCATGGACATCGATATTTATCAACAACGCCAAACTTGAGTACGACGATAGCTATTACTACAGCAACTCCGTCGCTACAGATATTAACTCACAGCTAATTATTATTGGTGAAACCAAGCGATTGGGGAGCGTTCCAGAGGCGGGAGCAGCAGCAAATCGGATGTTCATTGCTGACGCCGGACAACCGACACCATCAGCGACCTATTTCAGCGATATGTCACAGTCAATTTTCTTTGTCGGCGCAGGTGGGCATGCCAATGCAATCAACCAATATAACGAAATCGTTGGTGAAGTGGATGCTGAAAATCATACCGAAATTGATGGGCCGCAACGTCGCCGTCGTGGCTACATCTTTCCATACAATGGCGTTGGAAGCGATGAATCGCGCATGGCCATACTCAACTCACGAGCATGGTGGCTGGATGATCTCACCAATGGGGGTAGCTACAGTGACGTAAACAACGCCTATCGCATTGTCACGGCTTCAGACATCAACGATGCTGGAGTAATTTCAGCGACAGCCATCAAGTGTGCGTCAGGGTATGATTCAACGGATCACTTCGCCACTTGTGGCAACGGGACACTAGCTGAAACCGTTGTTGCAGTAAAACTCATTCCAATACAAGGTACCACCAGTAGCGATATTGAAATCCGCTCGGAAAATACCGCGACCGTAACCCGTGAGGGCGGCAGCATTACTCTATTCAGCCTGTTCTTTTTGCTCACGTATAGAGTCATGCGGGATTGGTGGAATAATCTTTTTAACAAAACACCATCACTTATCGCCTGA